The following is a genomic window from Azospirillaceae bacterium.
GGGCATGGCCGATGTGAAGCTGGCCACGGCCTTCGGCAACGCCGCCATCAATCCGCGCCTGGTCCATCAACTGCTGACCGACGGCAGCTACCGCCGGCATATGGACGGGGTGCGCGGCCGCTTGGCCGGCGCCATGGCGCGGACGGTGCGGCGGCTGGAGGATCTCGGCCTGCGGCCCTGGACGGAGCCGCGCGGCGGCATGTTCCTGTGGGCCGCCCTGCCACCCGGCGCGTCCTCCGTCGCTGTGGCGCGCCGCGCCCTGGAGCAGGGCGTGGTGCTGGCCCCGGGCGATGTCTTCAGCCTGACGGGCAGCGCCGACGGCTTTTTGCGCTTCAACGTCGCCCAGTGCGACGCGCCCCGCATCTTTGAGGTGCTGGCCCGCGCGCTGGGAGCGTGACACCAGCGGCACGAGGCTTGGGCTCGTGCCGCTGTAGGCCCCGACTGGGGCCGCCGCAGGTTTCCGGGGAACGTAGTGGACTGGAAACCGAGGAAGCCCAAGCCGGCGGATGCCGGCGCCCGGCGATTGAGGGCTACTGATTCAAGCGCGGGCCAACCTTCCGGTTCAGGCGGTGGCCATGCCGCCCACCTGGTCCAGCGCCGCGACGGCATCGGCCGGCAGCGACAATTGGCCGGCCGCCAGGTTCTCCTTCAGGTGCGCGACCGAGGAGGTGCCGGGGATCAGCAGCAGGTTGGGCGCGCGTTGCAGCAGCCAGGCCAGCGCCACCTGCATCGGCGTGGCGTTCAGGCGGGCGGCCACGTCGGACAGGGCGGAGGATTGCAGGGGGGTGAACCCGCCCAGCGGGAAGAACGGGACGTAGGCGATGCCGTCCCGGCCCAGGGCGTCGATAAAGGCATCGTCGGCACGATGCGCCAGGTTGTACAGGTTCTGCACGCAGACGATGGGGGCGATGCGGCGCCCCTCCGCCACCTGGGTGGCCGTGACGTTGCTGAGCCCGATGTGGCGGATCAGGCCCTGGCGCTGCAGGTCGGCCAGCACGCTCAGTTGTTCCTCGATGGAGCCCTCCACCGGGTGGTGGACCTCAAGCATGCAGCGGAAGTTGACAACATCCAGCACGTCCAGGCCCAGGTTGCGCAGGTTGTCATGCACCGCCTGGATCAGTTCCTCACGCGAGAACGCCGGCAGCCAGGAACCGTCCGCACCGCGCCGCGCGCCGATCTTGGTGACGATGACCAGGTCGTCGGTATAGGGGTGCAGGGCCTCCCGGATCAGCTGGTTGGTGATATGCGGGCCATAGAAGTCGCTGGTGTCGAGGTGGTTCACGCCGGCCTCGACCGCGGCGCGCAGCACGGCCAAGGCGGCCTGGCGGTCCTTGGGCGGCCCGAACACGCCGGGGCCGGCCAGTTGCATGGCGCCGTAGCCCAGGCGCTTCACCGTCAGG
Proteins encoded in this region:
- a CDS encoding aldo/keto reductase family oxidoreductase — its product is MSTPSHTAQPGTALLGDLTVKRLGYGAMQLAGPGVFGPPKDRQAALAVLRAAVEAGVNHLDTSDFYGPHITNQLIREALHPYTDDLVIVTKIGARRGADGSWLPAFSREELIQAVHDNLRNLGLDVLDVVNFRCMLEVHHPVEGSIEEQLSVLADLQRQGLIRHIGLSNVTATQVAEGRRIAPIVCVQNLYNLAHRADDAFIDALGRDGIAYVPFFPLGGFTPLQSSALSDVAARLNATPMQVALAWLLQRAPNLLLIPGTSSVAHLKENLAAGQLSLPADAVAALDQVGGMATA